The following nucleotide sequence is from Aneurinibacillus soli.
TTTTACTCATCAAAAAGAGCCGTGCAAATGAATTGCACGACTCCTCTCTCATGCCAGATAATTGTGTATCCGACGATATGTAGGCCACTATTGAATGTCTTCTTTCAGTGCCTTTCCCGGTTTGAACGCTGGGATCTTGCTTGCTGCGATCTCGATCTCTTCGCCAGTCTGCGGGTTGCGACCTTTGCGAGCAGCGCGCTCACGTACTTCGAAGTTACCGAAGCCGATTAGTTGTACCTTATCTCCGCTTTTCAGCGCTTCTGTAATTGCATCAAAAACAGCTTCCACCGCTTTCGTTGCGTCTTTCTTCGTCAGTTCCGCCACTTCGGATACACGGGTGATTAACTCAGTCTTGTTCATGTTCTTCACCTCCTCCCACAGAAGCAGTTTGCTATTCGTTGTTTACAATTTGTAGCATAAATATACGCAAAGCCTACAATTTCAAAGGTTAACAAGCTAATAGTAATATAGAAAAGCGAGCAATTCAAGGGGATTGACCCATATAACGGCATACTTTCTTTATCCGCACAGGAAAAAGGCTTCTTCCTGAGGGGAGAGAAGCCGGTGTTTCCTGGTCATATCTATCTGTTTACACAGCTACAGAATGATTGCGATAAGTCCACCCGACCCCTCGTTGATGATGCGACCGAGCGTTTCCTGCAACTTGTAGCGCGCATTGTCTGGCATCATCGCCAGCTTTGCAGAAATACCTTCGTTCACAATCGAATTCAGCGAGCGGCCAAAAATATCGGAGTTCCAGATGCTGAGCGGATTCTCTTCAAAGTCCTGCATGAGATAACGCACCAGCTCCTCGCTCTGCTTCTCGGTGCCGATAATAGGTGCGAATTCTGATTCGACATCGACGCGGATCATATGAATGGACGGGGCAGTCGCTTTTAGACGCACACCGAAGCGAGAGCCATGGCGGATAATCTCTGGCTCGTCGAGCTTCATCTCTTCGAGCGAAGGCGGAGCGATGCCATACCCGGTCTGACGTACCATACTGAGTGCACCGGCGATTTTATCGTATTCTTTCTTCGCGTAGCTGAACTCCTGCATCAATTGCAACAGGTGATCCTTGCCACGGATTTCCACACCCACAACTTCCATGAGAATCTGATCGTACAGCTCATCCTGCGCGTACAGATCAATTTCTGCTACGCCCTGGCCCATATTCATGTCTGCGAGTGCAGCACGCTCGATGAATTCATATTCCCCGAAGTAGCCCACTACACGATCTACATCACGCAGACGACGAATATCCTTGACCGTATCACGCACAGCTTCCTCGAAGTTTTTGCGCAGCCAGTGATCTTCGGAGAGCACCATAACCCAGGATGGCAGGTTCACGTTGACTTCATGCACCGGGAATTCAAACAGCACTTCACGCAGAACGGACAGCCCTTCCCGCTCATCCATCGCATCAACGCTCATCGCGAGCACTGGAACGTCATACCTCTCTTCAAGTTCCGCACGCAGCATGGCTGTATCCGCACTGGCCGGATGAACGGAGTTAATTACGACAACAAACGGTTTGCCCACTTCTTTTAATTCGTTGATAACCCGCTCTTCCGTTTCCGCATAATCTGCACGGGGAATTTCGGCAATCGAACCATCAGATGTAACAACGACACCTAACGTAGAGTGTTCCTGAATGACTTTGCGCGTGCCAATCTCAGCTGCTTCCTCGAATGGAACCGGTTCGTCATACCATGGTGTTGTAACCATGCGCGGACCGTTCTCATCCTCATACCCACGCGCACCTGCTACAGCGTACCCTACGCAGTCTACAAGCCGCACGTTGATGGTCAGTCCATCTGTCACATTGATCTCAACGGCGCTGTTTGGTACGAATTTGGGCTCGGTCGTCATAATCGTCCGGCCAGCAGCACTTTGAGGCAGCTCATCGACCGCACGCAGCCGCTCCGCTTCATACGGAATGTTGGGGATCACGATTGCTTCCATGAATCGTTTAATAAAGGTCGATTTTCCTGTACGTACCGGGCCGACTACCCCAATGTAGATATCGCCACCTGTACGTTCCGCAATGTCTTTAAAAATGTCTACACGTTCCACCTGTACACCCTCCTCGCGTTTGGTTCCCTGCACTTCTTGTACAATAAGGACACTACTCATCTTATGAGGGCGGCGGGGAAAATAGACCGCACCTGAGGCAGCCAAGCAAAAAAGCGAGCACCCACTGCCGGGCCCCGCTTTCTTGCCCCGCCCTGTCCTACTTTTTACAACCATATGCGGTGGGGTGCACAAAATATGTCAGCGGTTTTAAATTAAGTGAGGAGAGAAACTATCCCAAAGCCAGAACATGACGAACAGGGCAGCTTTGTGATATCGACAACGTGTGGTGGTGAGGGAGTGGGAGAAGGAAGGAGCCGTTCGCTTAAGTACGCTTGCAGGGAAGCCCTGACTGTGCGCTTCGGGAGCCCGGCGAACTCGCCCGCAAAGAAGAGCCTATGATGTTGATTCACCGAAGTGTTGCGGGCAAAGGCCCGTTCGTCGTTCTCCCTCCGCTAAGTAGGCGCGTACAGGTGCTCTCTTGCTCTTCCCTTCTCCCACTCCCCGCACAACGTTTCGGTTTACAAAAAACGCGCGACGCCAGAATGGATTTGCTCGGATAGACACTGACTTTTTGAAAGTCTGCTTCTCTATTTTTTTACCTGCATAGCAAAGCTCAACCTCTTGATTATGCTTGGGGCTTTT
It contains:
- a CDS encoding HU family DNA-binding protein yields the protein MNKTELITRVSEVAELTKKDATKAVEAVFDAITEALKSGDKVQLIGFGNFEVRERAARKGRNPQTGEEIEIAASKIPAFKPGKALKEDIQ
- the spoIVA gene encoding stage IV sporulation protein A, whose product is MERVDIFKDIAERTGGDIYIGVVGPVRTGKSTFIKRFMEAIVIPNIPYEAERLRAVDELPQSAAGRTIMTTEPKFVPNSAVEINVTDGLTINVRLVDCVGYAVAGARGYEDENGPRMVTTPWYDEPVPFEEAAEIGTRKVIQEHSTLGVVVTSDGSIAEIPRADYAETEERVINELKEVGKPFVVVINSVHPASADTAMLRAELEERYDVPVLAMSVDAMDEREGLSVLREVLFEFPVHEVNVNLPSWVMVLSEDHWLRKNFEEAVRDTVKDIRRLRDVDRVVGYFGEYEFIERAALADMNMGQGVAEIDLYAQDELYDQILMEVVGVEIRGKDHLLQLMQEFSYAKKEYDKIAGALSMVRQTGYGIAPPSLEEMKLDEPEIIRHGSRFGVRLKATAPSIHMIRVDVESEFAPIIGTEKQSEELVRYLMQDFEENPLSIWNSDIFGRSLNSIVNEGISAKLAMMPDNARYKLQETLGRIINEGSGGLIAIIL